One part of the Neodiprion virginianus isolate iyNeoVirg1 chromosome 3, iyNeoVirg1.1, whole genome shotgun sequence genome encodes these proteins:
- the LOC124300793 gene encoding intraflagellar transport protein 172 homolog, producing MLLKYLGSVLTAQDSENRVAAIVWSPNNLRLAVASSDRSIYLFDEKGVMKDRFSTKPADPKYGKKSYIIKGIAFSPDSTRIAVGQTDNIVYVYRIGEDWGEKKVICNKFGQSAAVTCLIWPSEGPIIIGLADGKVRAAMLKANKGHTLYASDSMAISLAVNVKGTGFLSGHADGSIIRYYIAEDGQAEPPGRVLTHGVPAYALAWPAGHIFTAGCDKRLVFYDPRGKQVKSFDYSREEGEREMTVACCSPSGQSVAVGSWDKIRLLDWSPRRGIWEEANVRTLPNLYTVTALTWRRDGSRLVVGGLCGAVEQFESILRRSIVRGSHEVVYVGPSQVVIRPLNGTSRSVVIRSQTGSEIEDVRVLGRKDNHIMARTSTTLLVSDIELNLLSEIPWEDKGGSEKFFFEYPGVCLIFCAGELTIVEYGQSEILGSVRTEAVNPHVVSIRINERHMPGMPDNKKLAYLLDPRTVCVIDLVTNATICITVHDVRVDWLELSETGHRLLSRDRRGRLWLTDDQGTRSLLLAGASFASWVPGSDVAVAQTGTTLAVWYNVDAPEAATLIPIKGDAVDVIRENGHTRVMVEEAGGQISYLLDEGLIEFGTALHDNDFGRVVLFLEELGDRPQAEVMWENVASNAMAARQLPVAARCYAALGDVACSNFLTEIVVAGEKYSSQTGNDALSSPDCWAKIAILNGELKTAEAIYLEQNELDKALEMYQKYWRWEEALALAQARGWAGLESLRDNHLKWLLESGQAARAAAIIEPDNPRLAISLYLQAHRPGRAARLALANEDLIEDSSIVADVISALKGADLMELAGEILEKSGEPSNAIKCYAQAGVFARALELARTVEPNSVVSLERDWGHHLAAGGHYDAAINHFIESGETALALDAAIKAHQWRKALQIVQVIENDSPEIQTQCARLGEYFASIGDQDMAEMLFLRAGQAKRAIETHINSGDWTRAYEVAMNHMSSEEANEVLSRHVEMLQQAGDLRQAEALYIAMNQYDLAIAMYRREGHRGDMVRLVRKYRPELLEATHAHLARELEAAGKPREAEEHFLGNGDWRGAVAAYRAANMWEDALRVAKEASGEKAAQQVALMWTRTLAPELGARLLMRLGYFDPCLQLACEANLFDWALEIVKYGTLDQKKEVYYKHAMALEDEGRFSEAEKEFVLAGKAMEAVQMYIHTREWDAAEEVAQAHYPDGLPQVLISKAADAAEAQDYAVAESLLLRAHKPEIIVSHYKKAGMWSEAMRVCREYLPSQEAALRRELTQASSGLGANGSSGNLEEARRWLEAGEVRAALDVLILDPDAPKAALVQAADILIHQADFETAVQIGEDLGTRLFRVNEHALAAQVFLQADKLKHAVDALAIVGEWGRARRIVKELAPELEPYLEEKYKEAMIREGHVEQLVKVDADAALEILARKGQWSQVFEAASTQSPKLLHKYIAQRAAQLLKTSSPMQALQLYVQYGAPSIPQNYNLYYRLSEVVLNFKDSKEDYKSLAQLRNVLLGLIKGMESTASEEAKKFDRILRAAHYSALKHACKNFSPLIGMVTKVSISLLRYSDILPADRCYYEAGLEARTAGLNSEAFVFLNHFLDLEECIEEGDGGLLDVEDLKVTDFPVEVPLPTTLSLSAEQREEVREWVLAVSMDQRVEQGLPVDQRGVYVGSLTNPANTAGVLQACILTGYPIRGPIINFEGSNHAADRDDWNKLVSTARQAPQDSPLNDVLIFVQEFCGILPSYSF from the exons ATGTTGCTGAAATATTTGGGATCAGTTTTAACCGCACAA GATAGTGAAAATAGAGTCGCTGCTATTGTATGGTCACCCAATAATTTAAGACTTGCCGTTGCGTCGTCTGATAGATCAATATATCTATTCGATGAAAAAGGAGTAATGAAGGATAGATTTTCTACCAAGCCTGCAGACCCTAAA TACGGTAAAAAGAGTTACATTATAAAAGGCATTGCTTTTTCTCCGGATTCTACAAGAATCGCTGTTGGACAAACCGACAACATTGTTTACGTCTATAGAATTGGAGAAGATTG GGGCGAGAAGAAAGTTATCTGTAACAAATTTGGTCAAAGCGCAGCTGTAACTTGCTTAATATGGCCGTCCGAGGGTCCAATCATCATAGGTTTAGCAGATGGAAAGGTGCGAGCTGCAATGCTGAAGGCCAACAAAGGTCACACTCTCTACGCGTCGGACTCCATGGCAATTTCACTTGCCGTCAA tGTAAAAGGAACTGGCTTTCTCTCTGGTCACGCGGACGGCAGCATCATACGTTACTATATCGCTGAAGATGGTCAAGCGGAGCCTCCAGGCCGAGTATTGACGCACGGAGTACCAGCCTATGCACTGGCATGGCCTGCAGGTCACATTTTTACTGCTGGCTGCGACAAAAGACTAGTATTCTATGATCCTAGAGGTAAACAAGTGAAGAGTTTCGACTACAGTCGagaagagggagaaagagaaatgaCCGTTGCCTGCTGCAGCCCAAGTGGACAAAGCGTGGCTGTTGGGTCTTGGGACAAAATTAGACTGTTAGATTGGAGTCCACGGAGAGGAATATGGGAAGAAGCAAACGTACGAACATTGCCAAATTTATATACAGTCACTGCTTTGACCTGGCGTAGAGATGGATCAAGGCTAGTAGTTGGTGGTTTGTGCGGAGCCGTCGAACAATTTGAGTCAATTTTACGGCGATCAATCGTAAGAGGAAGTCACGAGGTGGTCTATGTTGGGCCCAGCCAAGTTGTCATTCGTCCTCTGAATGGAACCAGTCGTTCGGTTGTTATAAGATCGCAAACAGGTAGTGAAATAGAAGATGTCAGAGTCCTTGGACGCAAGGATAACCACATAATGGCCAGAACATCTACAACTCTCTTAGTCAGCGATATAGAATTAAATCTTCTTAGCGAAATACCATGGGAAGACAAAGGTGGtagtgaaaaattcttttttgaaTATCCCGGTGTCTGTCTAATATTCTGCGCTGGGGAATTGACAATCGTCGAATATGGCCAGAGCGAGATATTGGGTTCGGTGAGGACAGAAGCTGTCAATCCCCATGTAGTCAGTATCAGGATAAACGAACGACATATGCCTGGGATGCCTGACAACAAGAAATTAGCATACCTCCTGGATCCCAGAACTGTGTGTGTTATTGACCTTGTGACAAACGCCACTATATGTATCACTGTACATGACGTAAGGGTCGACTGGCTGGAGCTGAGTGAAACAGGTCACAGACTTTTGTCACGTGACAGAAGAGGTCGATTGTGGCTTACCGATGACCAAGGAACACGCTCACTCTTGCTTGCTGGGGCAAGTTTTGCATCCTGGGTACCCGGGAGCGATGTAGCTGTAGCTCAGACTGGAACAACACTCGCGGTGTGGTACAACGTTGATGCACCTGAAGCTGCTACGTTGATTCCAATCAAAGGGGACGCGGTTGATGTGATTAGAGAAAATGGCCACACCAGAGTGATGGTTGAGGAAGCTGGTGGGCAGATTAGCTATCTTCTTGATGAAGGATTGATCGAGTTTGGCACAGCACTTCATGACAACGATTTCGGTCGTGTTGTCTTGTTTTTAGAAGAACTTGGTGATAGGCCGCAAGCTGAAGTTATGTGGGAAAATGTGGCGAGCAATGCCATGGCTGCTAGACAGCTGCCTGTGGCCGCTAGGTGCTATGCAGCGCTAGGCGACGTAgcttgttcaaattttttaacagagATAGTGGTCGCTGGCGAGAAGTACTCATCACAGACCGGAAACGACGCCCTTAGTAGCCCGGACTGTTGGGCCAAAATTGCCATTCTAAATGGTGAACTAAAGACAGCCGAAGCTATTTACCTGGAGCAAAATGAACTGGACAAAGCCTTGGAGATGTACCAAAAATATTGGCGCTGGGAAGAGGCTTTGGCTTTGGCACAAGCGAGAGGATGGGCGGGACTCGAATCGTTACGAGATAATCATTTAAAGTGGCTTCTCGAGAGTGGGCAGGCTGCGAGGGCTGCAGCGATCATAGAACCTGATAATCCTCGCTTGGCCATCTCACTCTACTTACAAGCTCATCGTCCTGGGCGAGCTGCGCGATTAGCACTTGCTAACGAAGATTTGATAGAGGACAGCAGCATAGTCGCCGATGTAATCAGCGCCTTGAAAGGGGCGGATCTTATGGAATTGGCGGGTGAAATTTTAGAGAAATCCGGTGAGCCATCAAATGCTATCAAGTGCTACGCTCAAGCTGGCGTATTTGCTCGAGCACTAGAACTGGCTCGTACGGTGGAACCTAACTCTGTAGTCAGTCTAGAGCGAGATTGGGGACACCATTTGGCTGCTGGTGGCCACTATGATGCCGCAATTAATCATTTCATTGAATCAGGCGAAACTGCCTTGGCTCTTGATGCTGCCATCAAGGCTCATCAATGGCGAAAGGCTCTACAGATCGTTCAG gTCATTGAAAATGACAGTCCTGAGATACAGACTCAGTGTGCAAGATTAGGAGAATACTTTGCTTCCATTGGAGATCAAGATATGGCAGAGATGTTATTCCTTCGTGCGGGTCAAGCCAAGCGAGCAATTGAGACGCACATTAATTCTGGTGACTGGACAAGAGCATATGAAGTCGCAATGAACCACATGAGTTCTGAAGAGGCTAATGAAGTGCTTTCTAGACATGTGGAAATGTTGCAGCAAGCTGGAGACCTGAGACAAGCGGAAGCACTGTACATTGCAATGAATCAGTATGACCTCGCAATTGCAATGTATCGGCGGGAGGGACATAGAGGGGATATGGTTAGGCTGGTTCGTAAATACAGACCTGAGCTCCTCGAAGCCACCCACGCTCATTTAGCCAGAGAACTGGAAGCTGCTGGAAAGCCCAGAGAAGCTGAGGAACATTTCCTGGGAAATGGAGATTGGCGAGGCGCTGTAGCTGCCTACAGAGCAGCCAATATGTGGGAAGATGCTTTGAGAGTAGCTAAAGAAGCCTCTGGAGAAAAGGCCGCGCAGCAG gtAGCGCTGATGTGGACACGCACTTTAGCCCCTGAATTAGGTGCGAGGCTGTTGATGCGTCTGGGTTACTTTGATCCATGTCTTCAACTGGCCTGCGAGGCAAACTTATTTGACTGGGCCTTAGAGATTGTAAAATACGGTACCCTGGATCAGAAGAAAGAAGTGTACTACAAACACGCGATGGCTCTTGAAGATGAGGGGCGATTTTCTGAGGCAGAAAAGGAATTTGTTCTGGCTGGTAAAGCAATGGAAGCTGTACAGATGTACATTCACACTAGAGAATGGGATGCGGCTGAAGAAGTTGCACAAGCGCATTATCCTGATGGACTACCTCAAGTCCTTATTTCGAAGGCAGCTGATGCCGCCGAGGCACAAGACTATGCTGTAGCAGAGTCGCTTCTCTTGCGAGCCCACAAGCCTGAAATCATCGTCAGTCATTATAAG AAAGCTGGTATGTGGTCAGAAGCTATGCGTGTTTGCCGAGAGTATTTACCAAGCCAGGAAGCTGCGTTGAGGCGAGAATTAACCCAGGCAAGCTCTGGGCTTGGAGCAAATGGCAGTTCTGGAAACCTTGAAGAAGCTCGTAGATGGTTGGAGGCTGGAGAAGTCCGAGCGGCACTAGACGTTCTAATATTAGATCCGGATGCACCAAAGGCTGCACTTGTTCAAGCAGCAGATATACTCATTCACCAGGCTGACTTCGAGACTGCAGTTCAAATCGGAGAGGACTTAGGCACCAGATTATTTAGAGTCAATGAACATGCCCTTGCCGCACAG GTATTTCTGCAAGCTGACAAGCTGAAGCATGCTGTAGATGCATTGGCGATAGTCGGTGAATGGGGTAGAGCTAGACGTATCGTAAAAGAGTTGGCACCAGAGCTAGAGCCTTATTTGGAAGAAAAGTACAAAGAAGCTATGATAAGAGAAGGACATGTGGAGCAGTTGGTTAAAGTTGATGCAGATGCAGCGCTAGAGATACTGGCTCGCAAGGGTCAATGGAGTCAAGTTTTTGAGGCAGCAAGTACACAAAGTCCAAAGCTTCTGCATAAGTACATTGCTCAGCGAGCGGCACAACTTTTGAAGACTAGTTCTCCCATGCAGGCACTTCAACTATACGTACAATACGGAGCGCCGTCTATTCCCCAAAATTACAATCTCTATTATCGCTTATCAGAGGTGGTCCTTAACTTCAAGGATTCTAAGGAAGATTATAAGAGTCTCGCTCAGCTGCGAAACGTTTTGCTTGGGCTCATTAAAGGCATGGAATCAACAGCGTCAGAGGAGGCAAAAAAGTTTGATCGCATTCTTCGTGCAGCGCACTATTCGGCACTGAAACATGCCTGCAAGAATTTTTCACCTCTTATTGGAATGGTGACGAAAGTGAGCATATCTCTTCTTCGATATTCAGACATTCTACCTGCAGATCGTTGCTACTATGAAGCTGGATTAGAAGCTCGTACTGCTGGACTGAACAGTGAGGCCTTTGTTTTTCTCAACCATTTCCTGGACCTTGAGGAATGCATTGAAGAAGGCGATGGGGGGTTGTTGGATGTTGAAGATTTAAAAGTCACTGACTTTCCTGTAGAAGTACCACTGCCAACAACTTTAAGTTTGTCCGCTGAACAGCGAGAGGAAGTCAGAGAATGGGTTTTAGCAGTCTCCATGGACCAGAGAGTTGAACAAGGCCTTCCAGTCGATCAACGGGGAGTCTATGTAGGATCGTTAACGAACCCTGCAAACACAGCAGGGGTATTACAAGCCTGTATTCTAACCGGATACCCAATTCGTGGACCAATCATTAATTTCGAGGGTAGCAATCATGCAGCTGATCGCGATGATTGGAATAAACTAGTAAGCACAGCAAGACAAGCTCCTCAAGACTCTCCTTTGAACGATGTACTAATTTTTGTTCAAGAATTTTGCGGCATTTTACCTAGTTATTCATTTTAG